From Brassica rapa cultivar Chiifu-401-42 chromosome A06, CAAS_Brap_v3.01, whole genome shotgun sequence:
gtcaaagatttcagccttattaaaatgtttctaaatttttgtttgagttcgatttggatctttgcgggtttggtttgggtttggataactaatttaaattatttttaaagtcttaaatcattatatattttaaatttctcaaaatgtataaataaaataatatattacgtataaatttgaataacatatgtcataatacttaagcttaacatatcaattggcttgatttaaaattttggatacgaaatcaataattattttaaatatttttggagatttgagtatactttaactatttcagatatttacttttgactatctatatatattttcaagtatttaaaccaatttaaaagtatcatttttgatgttttatatacgttaaatctaaaaataattaatatatataagtatataaatctatttttagataaattcggatacccaaatacttcggttcggatcagattcggttctctaaataacaaaattttgaataattagaatatttaatcaatttatgtttgagtttggtactatatctttggatcggtatcggttatgttcctcggattcatttttccaaatcctaataattacatgaaaaacaaatatcaacatatttttcaaaatatacacccgcgcgcctgcgcgggtcaaaatctagttaccaTTACATTCAATGCATATTTAATTGACATGTAAAAGTCTCCACCAAAGATTATGCACACATCtgttgatttcttttttttttgtaacttcaaatcTGTTGATCTTTACTAATCTTTTTATtaacatcttttttttattatttgagaagtattTTTATTAAGTCTACTATCATGTGTGattaacaaaaatgtcattattTAGATGTCATTATGAAAGCTTTTttcacatatttttttaaaaaaactctcTATTGCCTAGAAATAATTACATGTAATACCATTGTTCATTAAAACTATATATGCGTATATGAATATACAAACACGATGATATGTGCATAAATATAATAGAAGTGtggtttataactttatatatgaataactgtagaatacatattatatatgtatattctgCGTATTATAATAAAAGATCtgatatgtttttataatagaatattctacgtattatatatgtatatcattAAGtcatactagattttttaaccgcgctacgcgcggataagatattatatgtatttatcaattctaaaaaaataatgtataatattatattacattatttaaagaatataaaataagactacataacataaatatatttttaaaattttctttgtggaaatcattattttgtttgattgttgtacttgattcacatatttgcatagatatttgtgatagataaataactatatttttattatcagtaaataaaatatttattatataatataaaaaaatgaaattatttattttttaaacaaacttgtctcatgttggggactcagttatagatatatcatattcgaaggatacatttttacagttatcaatcttcttaacagtcaagaaacaaatctgaatatcaaaacaatatctcatacgatctttTTGTGGAATAAATGCTCTGAAGAAATTAAATTTGGGCATAAAAAAGACTGGAAATAGATGTGCAAATGTGTTATccaagtcagctttacaaaatattattcatagtttatatatcatttatgtccatcctatttttttgtccatcatttcttaaacatcttgaaataactaatgctaattaataataaacttttggctggcaaaaataaaaatcaaatttgtctaattatcgcttaaatattttattaatattgtcttagaagctttcaagtgatattatagtttaatttttatttattttttagttaatttttaaatttctatgtatttaagatttttctcCATATTAAGCTactatttctttcacagaattgatatatatatatatatatcataaaaattaccatcaaatcagttttacttatttattattttatttttaatgaaaatacactttttaaataatttaatttaaaataaaattatatatcaaattgttgtttctaacaatttgattgatttaattaatttgttttggtggataacttaaaaagttttcatataaaTCGGGGAAAggaagcttatgttgttatatatttatttgtgtaaatagaatctatatataatgctagtgtaataaagaaagaacattattttttgtaactccaaaaagatacattattacaatttgaaattaatcaaaattgaataaaatggtaattaaatatttgtaactctaattgttttttatcttatttagttggattctcatgaaaaaaattctatgatttttcatatttgtcaatgttctcacacattcaaagaatatattagcttagtcacttactttttttttttacaaaacagaGTATCGTAGTCTTGAAAGtttaattcatattattgtaattgtacataagagtttgtgattacatacttagtgattcttatatatgtgttcaagaaagtCTCAATTGCTTAgcggtaactgtcctatatttatgtcatactaacccgggttcgatcctttccttcgcattgttttttcatttttttcgaaaaaataaatgagatgacgtggcaacttcgggttctctgattggttgatttttctatcctacgtGGACATCCTCTCTACTCCTCATATAACcattttagtatagtatagatatgaCTTTTATCTTGGTAGTTAACTTCTAATATATGTTTCGTTAATTACCAACATAATATATGCGTATATATATGCTCTGCTATATATATCAACGTAATATTTGTTCTTTCCACATTGTATGactatattatctaaaataatcTCGTTGCATACATAATCATTACTCTAACCACGTTTAAAATAAGCGTAAACCTTCATTTGTTTTCCAAAGTTGAAACCAGGTACCAGATATTGCAGTAGTGTACCTAGTACTTATGATCTATAATCTTAATTAACTACTAAATTGAAAAACATTTCCTAAATTGACTACTATACCAGATATTGCAATAAAACATTTCCTAAATTGACTTCACAACAAATTCAGTATAAATCTTTAACTTACCTATTGCATATCAATACTATAAACATTAATGCACATTAACagtatacaaaaaatatttatgtaacaaCATAAGTTATATTTGTCTCACCACGTTAATCttcatttccatttttttttgtttaaaggcTTGATTTTGAAATGTAAATTTCACAAACTATATTAAATTCAAGTTCACACTAGAATTTTTTCTCCACTGCATATTCCAAAAAAGTAATGATTATGGTTTgaaatcttctttctttttttatgcACACAAACGTTCTTTTAAACAAACTTTTCTTCCtcaccaatatatatatatatatatatatatatatatatatatatattacatgcaCCACTATATGTTTATCAAATTTAATGCAAAGAATCCGTTTATgtgttttatttgtattttatttggAGTTATTGTTAAATGTTTGCATACTTTCCATAAACATTTTCTATTCTTAACAAACTATTGATTTTTGAACACACACaatctttaaaaatattctCTATTATTAAACAAGTACAATATTTGTCTTTATAATCTTGCATTTTTACGTTTCTACTTAACCATAAATAAAACATCCGGCTCAAAACCATGATCAAAATATATGGGTAAAAAGCCatgatcttttgtttttttgacaACGGACAGAAAACCAtgatcaaaatataaatataaatttatatacgtttaaactataaaatatagatattcaatttatgtaatatataaataaaatataaattaatatgtcAAGATATTATTTTGCGcatatttcatataaataataaactcAATACAGTAAATATATGATAAGAAATGTGAGTAATACAGTTGACAgtatgaaaaacaaaataaaattactcaatataaaaaaagatcactattttgtttccatatgtttaatttaaaataaaataaaaacatgtgttcaatttaaattttgtataatAACTCCAACCTATTATCGCTTTAGTTTAATATCACGAGTTGTATTATAACTATCATAAGAACTTCAAAAATAGTGTCTCTATCGTTAACGAAAATCTTTCATGAAATTGGAGGTAATGTATATTCTCTCAATAGCCCCTTCATATATTTGACCAcctataaatataaaatcattgaCTGAAAATTTGACTGTCACTTACCCTATTTTGAGCCATGTCTTTCAATAAAAGTGTTAGATTGCTTCAATAAAAGTGGATGTCGTGTTCAGGTTATGTTGCTTCATTCGTGGAGGCAACATACCAGTTACagaaaaaatactttaaaatttatcttgactaaaaaaactgtaaataaaTTAACGATTTCTATTTTCATCACCAAAATTTACATTTATTAATCCAATTGTTCTAAATTTGTTTGTGGGATGCAAAAATACcactaataatataaaaacaaaacttttacgtacataaaaatgaaaacaaacacaTGTGTGATTGCACATATCAATGTCTAATGTCTactcaaaattattaaaactaaagtacAAATAAATCTTAACCCTAAGTTTTTCTCAATAATATGCCATTAACCTTATAAATAGCAATTTCCATAAAAATTGTTATGAAATTATCTAATATTTAGctacttaataaatttataagatatgcaatcattcatttatttaaaaaataaaaattaaaaagtcaaTTTTGCAATccataaaaaactataaaatagattaaatgatcagattaatttattggtttatttaaaattaaattaatcaaaatcgtttaaaattttcagaataataaaactaactcagttatatttaatttattaacatcttttaatttagttagtacaataatatatgtatttaatttttaaatgtttacaaaaaataaaaacaaatatccgTGCGGAGGcacggatcaagatctagtttcatttaaaacaaaatagtttttaaatgtTTACAGAGCACGTGACCTCACTCACGACAAGATCGTCGCGCTAAAAAAAGTCCGGTTCGATCTCAACGACATAGAAAGCGCCAAGTTCATGGCCAGAGAGATCATAGTAATGCGGCGTTTAGACCATCCCAACGTCCTCAAACTAGAAGGACTCATCACCACACCCGTCTCATCATCCCTCTACTTAGTCTTTGACTACATGGAGCATGATCTCTTGGGACTCTCCTCCCTCCCCCGGTGTCAAGTTCACAGAGCCTCAGGTTAAGTGTTACATGCGACAGCTTCTAAGTGGGCTTGAACATTGTCACAGCCGCGGCGTGCTTCATCGAGATATTAAGGGTTCGAATCTTCTGATCGATGGTAATGGAGTTCTGAAGATAGCTGATTTTGGTTTAGCGACGTTCTTCGACCCGAAGGCGAGAACTGTTGCTTTGACTAGCCATGTTGTCACTCTTTGGTACCGACCACCAGAGCTTTTGCTTGGAGCCATAGAAGTCGTGGATGGTGGAATTGCGGAGAACAGTGTTTGGCGGAGATGACCAATCGCCATTTCTATTGCCGTTCGAGCTGGAAGAGATCGTCTTTGGCGGAGCTCCGCGCGTCCTGCGGTACACAGCGAGCCAATCCCGCGTCTGGTCCAATACCGCACAAGCCTTACCCGCGAGGCCCGCTCCCAATTCGGGCCTGTGTCTTAGAATCCAATCCCGACCCGAAGCAAGTTCACACGGGCCCGGCCCGCGGGCAGGTCCTTCTTTTGCCATCTCTAGTTAATACTAATTCtcaaatgacaaaaaaaaaaaaaaaacccaagcCACATCGTgtataaatcaaaacaaatattttttatttttattttcttactgTTTCTTCTGTTATTGAATTTGCAATTTTATCTCTAAGAAAATAATTAGTGGTAATCTATGTGAAAAGACGAGAAACAAATCGCGAACGGGCTCGTCATTATTTTGAGCCATCACCATTTTACCAGAGACCGTCGTCGTAGCCATTTCCAGATTATGCACTACTAGAACCCGAAGTTCAGATCTGGAGGATCCAAGATCATGGGTCGGATCTTCGAGTACTTCGTCGTGTGCGGACTGGGTCCCGAGATGCGCACCCTCGACGGCGATCTCGGATTCCACGGATTGGATACCAATTACTTGCCTTCGCTTCTAGACCAGTTCCCTCCTTCCGATCATTCTCTCTACCCTCCCCCTCCTCCTCAGCTTCCCACTGTAAGTTACGATCAAATCCCGATTGGGTTTAGGTTTGGAGACTTTCGAATTGGATCGGATTTGATGATTTTAAGCTTCTTTCGATTTGAATAGTGTGTTCTTCCTGCTGGTGTGGCGTTCCATTCGTCTGGGTTCGTTTCCAGCGACCCTGTGAGCTTCCCACGGAGCTATCCCATTGTCTTGACGGGTATATGTTATTGCATTCCTGTTTCATAATAAGActtcgaatgttacgaaccgTCCCGCCcgcagtaacaaaaatctctacatatattgtatgtttatacgtttttataactgttaaaaccgcactgcaattaaaccgcttgtcccgcaccgctcaaaccgcagttaccattcggagcctaagTGTCATTctagctttttttttctctcaaatACTATTGGCATGAAATATGTAATTAATAACAACTTACATATATTTCCGCTAATTTCTTAGTCTGTGttagaaacggagggagtattaagTTTGTTTGATTTGTATGCACTTGCTTTATCTGTTTGCGGTTATCTTCAATCCACAGAGGGTGATGGGGCGAAAATATTTGTCAGTTGCATTGCGTTTCGGGACCGAGTCTGCGAGGATGTTACTGAAGCTTATCAGTTACCACCCAATACATACGCTGACAAGTGTATCTGTATTGTCTCTCACGCCCCCAATTTCAGAGCTCTTAGGGATTCTCTCGAGGAGATTTTTGTTCTTTGCTTCTCCTCTGAAGGAAGCTGGTAGAAACACTCTCTGTGCATGAAAACATCTTTGTCTTGATTTAATCCCTTTGCCTTTCGTTACTTTGTTTTGAAACTGATGTTAGTGCCTTTCAACCTTTTCAGTAAACCATTGTGGGATATTATAGCCTATATGGTATCTAATGTGCCATTGCCGACTCCCGGAAAAGACCGAGTCTTGTATGCTGTCGAGAATTGCCTGCTCTCGGTGGAAGCACCTCCAGAGGACAGTCTTCCTCAGGCAGATGTATGACTTTTGCTTTTTTTGTCTCCTTAATCTGTTTTGCTTAGCCTTAATATGTTGTGATAGTTCCCTGGTTTATTTCATGGTTCTCCAACTATGTAATGTAATGTTTGGCATGGTTTTACTGGATGCAGATATCTCTCCAACCTCTTGTACAATGCTTGGATGTCGACAACTTGATTAAGCTGTTTACATCTGTACTAGTTGAACGGAGGATTTTGCTTCGATCTAACAAGTAACTTTCCCATAATGAGTTTAAGTGACATTTTCTAAACGTGTTTTACCATTAACATTTTGCATTAATATctttactttttgttttgaaacgttTACCATTTGCATGCCATCTCTGTTTAGCAGCACCCTTattttacttcattttgaaTCTCAATAGGTATTCGCTTCTGACTCTGGTGTCAGAAGCCATATGTCATTTGATTTATCCTTTCCGATGGCAGGTATGTCTTAATACACTGATAAGATGTTAATTGTTCccttaaaacataaatgaaCGCATTTGTAAACTTGTGAATCCAAGAATTACATTGTGATTGAAAATTGGATATCTTGATTATAGATATAAGATGAGAACAAGCAAAGCTGTTTGCATTTCTACTGTTTAAAACATTTCTTCTGATCTTTATTCTTTGTTTTGATGTATGTTTGTGAAGCAAGTCTACATTCCTTTACTATTTTTTAGTGGAGTAGACTACATTGATGCACCAACACCTTATATGATGGGTCTCCACTCTGATGTTGATACATCAAATCTTGCTATGGATGGCGTGAGTCTAATTTTAAGTCGTACTTTCTCTCTTCAAAATTTATGCTATCTGATATT
This genomic window contains:
- the LOC103871688 gene encoding probable serine/threonine-protein kinase At1g54610, which translates into the protein MRRLDHPNVLKLEGLITTPVSSSLYLVFDYMEHDLLGLSSLPRRGVLHRDIKGSNLLIDGNGVLKIADFGLATFFDPKARTVALTSHVVTLWYRPPELLLGAIEVVDGGIAENSVWRR